One Sphingomonas sp. KR3-1 DNA segment encodes these proteins:
- a CDS encoding group III truncated hemoglobin has translation MDKTGTPSPHATAMRDEKRRAAAEMGIDDAFVSALVDRFYGRIQADPVLGPVFAARITDWTPHLAQMKRFWRSILFSSGEYLGRPMPLHLAIPGLDKAMFARWLDLFAATLAEIGGGDAAAHVHERARMIANSFLNGIAIHHHGKLGMGPGEGFA, from the coding sequence ATGGACAAGACCGGCACGCCCTCCCCCCATGCCACCGCGATGCGCGACGAGAAAAGGCGCGCGGCGGCCGAGATGGGGATCGACGACGCGTTCGTTTCCGCGCTGGTCGATCGCTTCTATGGCCGGATCCAGGCCGATCCGGTGCTGGGCCCGGTCTTCGCCGCGCGGATCACCGACTGGACGCCGCATCTGGCGCAGATGAAGCGGTTCTGGCGCTCGATCCTGTTCAGCAGCGGCGAGTATCTCGGCCGGCCGATGCCCCTACACCTCGCCATCCCCGGGCTCGACAAGGCCATGTTCGCACGCTGGCTCGACCTATTTGCGGCGACGCTGGCCGAGATTGGCGGCGGGGATGCCGCCGCGCATGTCCATGAGCGGGCGCGGATGATCGCCAACAGCTTCCTCAACGGAATCGCGATCCACCATCACGGGAAGCTGGGAATGGGACCGGGCGAAGGGTTCGCTTGA
- the glk gene encoding glucokinase, with protein MEVVAVDIGGTHARFAVAEVADGRVVSISEPITQKVAEHPSLQLAWQAYGEELGRPLPKAAALAVASPVGGDIIKLTNNPWIIRPALIPERLGADTWTVVNDFEAIGHAVAQMGDEHFLHLCGPDQALPDKGSITVCGPGTGLGVAQVFRHRAGYDVIATEGGHSDFAPLDPIEDALVKRLRKIYNRVSKERVVAGPAIVSLYETLAELEGKPVSRLDDKAIWGLALEGKDELAVAALDRFCLSLGAVAGDLALSHGPSGVVIAGGLGLRLKDHLLQSGFGQRFVAKGRFQGLMSSIPVKLITHPQPGLYGAAAAFAQEHAL; from the coding sequence ATGGAAGTCGTCGCGGTCGATATCGGCGGGACGCATGCCCGCTTTGCCGTTGCCGAAGTGGCGGACGGCCGCGTCGTCTCGATCAGCGAGCCGATCACGCAGAAGGTCGCCGAGCATCCCAGCCTCCAGCTCGCCTGGCAGGCCTATGGCGAGGAACTCGGCCGGCCGCTGCCCAAGGCGGCGGCGCTGGCGGTGGCATCACCGGTGGGCGGCGACATCATCAAGCTGACCAACAATCCCTGGATCATCCGCCCCGCGCTGATCCCCGAGCGGCTCGGCGCCGATACCTGGACCGTGGTCAACGACTTCGAGGCGATCGGCCACGCCGTCGCGCAGATGGGCGACGAGCATTTCCTCCATCTGTGCGGCCCCGATCAGGCGCTGCCCGATAAGGGATCGATCACGGTGTGCGGGCCCGGCACCGGGCTGGGGGTCGCGCAGGTGTTCCGCCACCGCGCCGGCTATGACGTGATCGCGACCGAGGGCGGGCACAGCGACTTCGCGCCGCTCGACCCGATCGAGGACGCGCTCGTGAAGCGGCTGCGCAAGATCTACAACCGCGTCTCCAAGGAGCGCGTGGTGGCCGGCCCCGCGATCGTCTCGCTCTACGAGACGCTGGCCGAGCTCGAGGGCAAGCCGGTCAGCCGGCTCGACGACAAGGCGATCTGGGGCCTCGCGCTGGAGGGCAAGGACGAGCTGGCGGTGGCCGCGCTCGACCGCTTCTGCCTGAGCCTGGGCGCGGTCGCGGGCGACCTGGCGCTGAGCCACGGCCCCAGCGGCGTCGTAATTGCCGGCGGTCTGGGGTTGCGCTTGAAGGACCATCTGTTGCAGTCGGGCTTCGGCCAGCGGTTCGTCGCCAAGGGCCGGTTCCAGGGCCTGATGTCTTCCATTCCGGTGAAGCTCATCACGCACCCGCAGCCGGGCCTGTACGGTGCCGCCGCGGCGTTCGCGCAGGAGCACGCACTTTGA
- a CDS encoding DUF5946 family protein — protein MSETACCGCGGRFPDIAGPTHPYMLSSPGCWAAYGEVLAREYADPALFAACHRLTVDAYAIQHPGNADDPRAVRSVWLHFAALHAVFAHGYALDAATGLLQRLAGQDFPALPGPAPIWEVTLADLNAADHAAEMRRWAEGAYRGWRPLLAEAVERMIA, from the coding sequence ATGAGCGAGACTGCCTGCTGCGGGTGCGGCGGCCGCTTCCCCGACATCGCCGGCCCTACCCATCCCTATATGCTGTCGTCTCCCGGCTGCTGGGCGGCCTATGGCGAAGTGCTGGCGCGCGAATATGCCGATCCGGCGCTGTTCGCGGCCTGCCACCGGCTGACCGTCGATGCCTATGCGATCCAGCATCCGGGCAATGCGGACGATCCGCGCGCGGTGCGATCGGTGTGGCTGCACTTCGCCGCGCTCCACGCGGTGTTCGCGCACGGCTATGCGCTCGACGCGGCGACCGGATTGCTGCAGCGGCTGGCGGGGCAGGACTTTCCGGCGCTGCCCGGACCTGCGCCGATCTGGGAGGTGACTCTCGCCGACCTCAATGCCGCCGATCACGCGGCGGAGATGCGGCGCTGGGCGGAAGGGGCATATCGGGGATGGCGTCCGCTGCTGGCTGAGGCGGTCGAGAGGATGATCGCCTGA
- the mltG gene encoding endolytic transglycosylase MltG, with protein sequence MGVLQLWGGAGPARQNLTVMIPEGASLSRAATELEKAGAIGSARQFLVLAKVFGSKDAIKAGEYRVPAHLSQFDILKMMQGGRTLQRFVTIPEGTPSIVVYETLMKAPQLTGEIEVPVEGTVLPDSYAYNRGDTRQGVLDRMQKAMANYLAKAWEARKPGIAVGDPRDALTLASIVEKETGKPEERRTVAAVYGNRLKQNMPLQADPTFIYPITKGKPLGRRPLLSEVHAKNAYNTYEMTGLPAGPITNPGRASIDAVLDPASSSALYFVADGTGGHVFADTLEQHNANVQKWYAIRRARGEM encoded by the coding sequence ATGGGCGTGCTCCAGCTCTGGGGCGGGGCAGGGCCGGCGCGCCAGAACCTGACCGTGATGATCCCCGAGGGCGCCAGCCTCTCGAGGGCTGCGACCGAGCTCGAAAAGGCCGGCGCGATCGGATCGGCGCGCCAGTTCCTCGTCCTCGCCAAGGTCTTCGGCAGCAAGGACGCGATCAAGGCAGGCGAATATCGCGTGCCGGCACATCTCAGCCAGTTCGACATCCTCAAGATGATGCAGGGGGGGCGCACCCTCCAGCGCTTCGTCACCATCCCCGAGGGCACGCCCTCGATCGTGGTCTACGAGACGCTGATGAAGGCGCCGCAACTCACCGGCGAGATCGAGGTGCCCGTCGAGGGCACCGTGCTGCCCGACAGCTATGCCTATAATCGCGGCGACACCCGCCAGGGCGTGCTCGATCGCATGCAGAAGGCGATGGCCAATTATCTCGCCAAGGCCTGGGAAGCGCGCAAGCCCGGCATCGCGGTCGGCGATCCGCGCGACGCGCTGACGCTCGCTTCGATCGTCGAGAAGGAAACCGGCAAGCCCGAAGAGCGCCGCACGGTCGCCGCCGTCTATGGCAACCGCCTCAAGCAGAACATGCCGCTCCAGGCCGACCCGACCTTCATCTACCCGATCACCAAGGGCAAGCCGCTCGGCCGCCGCCCTTTGCTCTCCGAAGTGCACGCGAAGAACGCCTACAATACCTATGAGATGACCGGCCTGCCCGCTGGCCCGATCACCAACCCGGGCCGCGCCAGCATCGACGCGGTGCTCGATCCGGCGAGCTCGTCGGCGCTCTATTTCGTCGCGGACGGCACCGGCGGCCACGTATTCGCCGACACGCTCGAGCAGCACAACGCCAACGTGCAGAAATGGTACGCGATTCGCCGGGCGCGCGGGGAGATGTGA
- the eda gene encoding bifunctional 4-hydroxy-2-oxoglutarate aldolase/2-dehydro-3-deoxy-phosphogluconate aldolase has product MQTAPVIPVLVIEDAATARPLAEALVKGGLRVLEVTLRTGAALEAIAEMKKVEGAIVGAGTVVNTDQFEQVMKSDAEFIVSPGLTDRLGDAISRSGVPYLPGIANAGDIMRGLDLGLTHFKFFPAETSGGLKALKALAAPFYQCKFCPTGGISAATAPEWLAFDPILCVGGSWVTPKGASYEQVEALAREAASLPR; this is encoded by the coding sequence ATGCAGACCGCGCCGGTGATCCCGGTGCTCGTGATCGAAGACGCCGCCACGGCGCGCCCGCTGGCCGAGGCGCTGGTCAAGGGCGGGCTGCGCGTGCTCGAAGTGACGCTGCGCACCGGCGCGGCGCTCGAAGCGATCGCCGAGATGAAGAAGGTCGAGGGCGCGATCGTCGGCGCGGGCACGGTGGTCAACACCGACCAGTTCGAGCAGGTGATGAAATCCGATGCCGAGTTCATCGTCTCGCCAGGCCTGACCGATCGCCTGGGCGACGCGATCTCGCGCAGCGGCGTGCCGTACCTGCCCGGCATCGCCAATGCCGGCGACATCATGCGCGGGCTCGACCTAGGGCTGACCCACTTCAAGTTCTTCCCGGCCGAGACCTCGGGCGGCCTGAAGGCGCTCAAGGCGCTCGCCGCGCCCTTCTACCAGTGCAAGTTCTGCCCGACCGGCGGCATCTCGGCGGCGACCGCGCCCGAGTGGCTGGCGTTCGATCCGATCCTGTGCGTCGGCGGGTCGTGGGTCACGCCCAAGGGCGCGAGCTACGAACAGGTCGAGGCGCTGGCGCGGGAAGCGGCGTCGCTACCGCGATGA
- a CDS encoding OmpW family outer membrane protein gives MRRAFPIALALAAGIAMPAYAQDETGIAAGNVLVRLRGILVSPTEKAGPITPGVPSGSVKVDDGYMPEVDFTYMATDHIGAELIVSTTKHNIQGTGAIAGLGKVADTWALPPTLTLQYHFAPKSHVRPYVGAGVNYTIFHSSDASDSLDAALGATKVKLSDSFGYALQAGVDADITKKVFVNLDVKFIDIDTTARLTTGAAVNKVNVSLDPFVFGAGVGFRF, from the coding sequence ATGCGCCGCGCTTTCCCGATCGCTCTGGCACTCGCCGCCGGCATCGCCATGCCCGCCTACGCACAGGACGAGACCGGCATCGCGGCCGGCAACGTCCTCGTCCGCCTGCGCGGCATCCTGGTCTCGCCCACCGAGAAGGCCGGCCCGATCACACCGGGCGTGCCCAGCGGCTCGGTCAAGGTCGATGACGGCTACATGCCCGAAGTCGACTTCACCTACATGGCGACCGACCATATCGGCGCCGAGCTGATCGTCTCGACCACCAAGCACAATATCCAGGGCACCGGCGCGATCGCCGGGCTCGGCAAGGTCGCCGATACCTGGGCGCTGCCGCCGACGCTGACGCTGCAATATCACTTCGCCCCGAAAAGCCATGTCCGGCCCTATGTCGGCGCCGGCGTCAACTACACGATCTTCCATTCGAGCGACGCCAGCGATTCGCTCGACGCCGCGCTCGGCGCCACCAAGGTCAAGCTAAGCGACAGCTTCGGCTATGCGCTCCAGGCCGGCGTCGATGCCGACATCACCAAGAAGGTCTTCGTGAACCTGGACGTCAAGTTCATCGACATCGACACGACCGCGCGCCTGACCACCGGCGCCGCGGTCAACAAGGTTAATGTCAGCCTCGATCCGTTCGTGTTCGGGGCAGGCGTGGGCTTCCGCTTCTAG